The Anopheles gambiae chromosome 2, idAnoGambNW_F1_1, whole genome shotgun sequence genomic sequence TACAAGATATGTAAACTCGCCCGTAATCGTAACAGATAAGACCATCGAGCCGCTTGAAAGGCGGCGATCGATCGTTGCCCAACAAATCATTGCTTACCATATCAATAAGTGCAAATGCGCCGCGGTGAAGCACTTCACTTTTTCTTGAGTGCGGCATGATAAGAGTAATATCCCTCGGTTATCTGTGCCTATGTTTGCGgagatttttattattaccgTACTCTCTACAGCGAGAACATGTGTctcatttttaaaaaaatctgctTTTCGAAGTATTacctccctttttttgctttacggCGACAGAAGCTGACGTCATTTGCGATAAAGTATTCCATTTAATTCCTCACACACAGTAATGGAGGCCTTGTACGTTGGCAGAGATGGTCACCGGTGTGATTCAATGCTGTAAAAATAGACATACGTGTCAGATTGTCGATACACGCCGTGAAGTTGCCTAATATTTACATTAAAGTAAAAGTATAAAATTCGAATAAACAAGGGAGTGGCGAGTATCAAGCAGTGGGAGATGCGGAGATGCTTGTCGTTCGTGTCTGGTTGGGGCTGGTTGTAAGGCTACGAAGCTTGTTCGATGTTCTTCTACATTCGCTAtgattttctctcttttcttttagGCGATGTCGTGCTCAACAATCTCATCCTGAAGCAGAGTGCTCTCAAAGAGCTCGACCTGCCAGTGACAACGTTGTACGGGCATCTGGGGAAGCTGGTGCTGAAAATCCCCTGGAAAAATCTCTACAGCGCCCCGGTGGAAGCGATCGTAGATAAGCTGTACGTGCTGGCCGTGCCCAACACGGACGTGCGCTACAATGACGAAAAGGAGCAGCGCGTTGCGTTCGAGGCGAAGAAGGCGGAGCTGGCCCGCATCGAGCAGGCGAAGAAAAACGAGGAAGAGAAGGAGAAGGTAACCCCGGTGGCGGACAAATCGTTCGCGGAAAAGCTGACCACCCAGATCGTGAACAATGTGCAGATCAAAATATCGGACATCCACATCCGGTACGAAGACACGACCACCACCGGGCACCCGTTCGCGTTCGGCGTGACGCTGAGCAATCTGAGCGTGCACACCACGGACGAGAAGTGGGTGCAGACGCTGGTGTCCGAGTCGGTGACGAAAATTTACAAGATGGCCCAGCTGGAAATGCTTTCGGTGTACATGAACTGCAACACGCAGCTGTTCCAGTACTCGGATCCGTCCGAGTACCGGGCGCTGTTCGAGGCCTCGATCGCGTCCAAAACGCGGCAACCCGTCGACTATCACTACATCTTCGGACCGATCAGTTCGGGCGCTTGTCTCGAGATGACGCCGAACCCGGAGCTGGGCGACGCACCGTTCTCGGCGCCCAAGATCAAGCTGAAGCTGTGCATGGAAACGCTGGCCATCGGCATCACGCGGGTACAGTTCCAGAACACCATGCAGCTGGTGGAAGCGTTCGGGCGCATGATGCGCGCCATGCCGTACCGCAGGTACCGGCCGTACGGGTTCGGCTACAAGGGCAACTACAAGGAGTGGTGGCACTTTGCCTACACCTGCATCCTGGAGACGGAGGTGCGCCGCCGCAGGCGGAACTGGTCGTGGGAAAACATGATGCGCCATCGGCAGAACCTGCGCCGGTACGAGGAAGCGTACCGGCAGCAGCTGACCGCCAAGAAGCTGACGCCCGAAATCGTGAGCCGCAGCGAGGAGTACGAGAAAATGCTCGACCTGCACAATATCGTCGTGATTCGGCAGAAGGTGGCGCTGGAGGTGGAGAAGGAAGGGAAGCGGCAGGCGGAGGAACAAAAAGCTGCCGGGTGGTTCAGCTCCTGGTGGGGCGGAGGTGCTAAAAAGGAGGAGGATACGGCCGGTGGTGACATTAGTAAGTGGTCGGGGTGGGAAATTTCACACATACTTACACTAACACAATGTGGATTTACCTTTACCTTTGCAGAGAAGCAGTTCGAAGCGGCAATGACGCCGGCGGAAAAGGCCAAACTGTTCCAGGCCATCGGCTATCAGGAAAATGATGCGCCGACCGAGCTGCCGGAACACTACGTCGCTCAGATACTGGAGTTTGAGCTGAACTCGCTGGAAGTATCGATAAAGTCCGAGCTGTCGGATAAGGAAACCGTGCTGAATCGTGTAATGCTGCTTGAGCTGAAGAACGTGATCTGTGGCGTACAGCAACGGCCCTCCGCGGGCGCTATGAAGTAAAGACATTGCCCCTCTGCTGTCGAGACAAATATGTGCTTAATGAAACCTTTGCATTTCTTCTTTCAGGGCCTCGTTGGGCATGCAGGAGCTTACCATTTCTGGCCTACGGCAGGGCGAAATACTTCCCATCATGGTAAAATCCCAACTGGAAGGGTCCAAGACGCTACTCGACGTGTCGTTTGAGACTAACCCGGAAGATAAGCTATGCGATCAGCGGGTCGTGGTCACTTCCAGACCGCTGCAGATTGTGTACGATGCTGAAACCATCATTCAGTTGGCCAAAGTGTTCCAAACTCCGCGAACGGCTACAATTTCGCAGTAAGCTTTGCAGTCGTTTGaagtaaaaacaatatttaaattttgttaaaaCAATCCCTCAATGCAGGTTAACGGATGCCGCCGCCGAAAAGTTGGTAAATATCAAGGAGCGTTCGGCGACGGGCTTGCAGTACGCGATCGCCAAACACCCGCGGCTGGAGCTAAACATCGAAATCATGCCCAGCTACATCATCGTGCCGCATGGGGGCATATTCTCCAGCCGCGAATCGGTGCTGGTGCTCAGTTTGGGCAAGCTGCTGGTTCAAACCGAACCGCGACCAATCAACCAGCGCGACGTCCACACCATGCACGGGGAGGGCATCGGGCAGGAGGAAATCCTGTCGGAAATCATCCGCCAAAGTTACGACAAGTTTGTGCTGGAGGTGCGCGATGTGCAGGCGATCGTGGCCACCTTCGACGAGGATTGGCAGGGCACGCTGCGGGTGAATGCGGTGACCGAGCTGCATCTGCTAGAGCCCACCTCGTTCCGCATCTCGGCCCATCTGTGCGTGATCGATGACGATCCTCGGCTGCCGAAGTGCAAAATATTCGGTGTGCTACCATCGGTGAACGTGTGCGTTACCGAGCAGCGGGTGCTGGAGGTGCTGTCGATTGTCAGCAGCATCCCACTGCCCGAGAGCGACGAGCAGCTGCAACCGGCCCCGATCGCGAAGGACTCGAACGTGTTCAGCTCCAGCCTGTCGTTGCTGAAGTATTTGGATGAAAAGCAGGTAAAGCTGCCAAAAATTCATCGCCCACCGGAGGCACTGAATCCAGCCGACGCTGTTGATGGGGACGTAGTGCAGTTTACTGATATGGAAATCAAGTTCGAACTGCACGGTAAGGTGCATCGGGTGAAGGGTTGTGCTTAAATACTGAACATTTCTGTGTTCGTTTCAGAATGTTCTCTTACTATTTTCAAAATGAATGGTGGTGGAACCGGCAGCAGCTCGTCGGATGTGTTTGCAACACCGACCGAAGAATTCTCACAGTCTCCGGTGGAGCAGGACTACCATCCGCACAAAAGTGTGGCCTTCAACGTGCCCTACGGCGGCTCGGTTGGTAGCAATCAGCGTAAAATAATTGCTTTCAAAGTGAAGCAGCTGGAAATGACCATGGTACAGCGTACGTACGATCTGAAGGTAGCCCTGAAGCTTGGTGCCGTCACGCTGGACCAGTTCCGCTGGCGCAACGAACAGGAGCGCGTGCTGAACGTCATCCAAACGCCCAAGTacgacaacaacgacgacTATCTGTTCACCGTCAACTACAGCAATGTGAGTGGGGTCGATGAAGCGGTGTTGTTAAACCCGAATAATGAGTTATCgtttttgcttgatttgtAGTGCAAGAAAAACAGCCCCGAATTCACGACGAAGTATGAATCGGTGGAGCAGGAGGTGGCCATCGACTTTTCCaccctgctgttgctgctgcacgagGACGCACTGAATGAGCTGATTCAGCTCGGCAACGATTTTCAGATGCGAATGGAAGCGGTGGCCAAGAAGAAAGAGTCGGAAGCAAACGGCCTACAGCCGAAGGATCACTTTGCAACGATACATGAGGAGGAGAGCACCGCCACCGCTCTGCTAAATGCGGCACGCGAAAGATTGCCCACGATATTGGAGGACGATGGTATTGTGACCAGCAGTACTAGCAAAGGTAATGGTGTGGTTTTTGTAACGGATGTTTCGTGCTGCTTTCACTAATTCAGAGTTATTTCGATAGCGACATTTTAAACACAGCTCAAAAGTCTTGTAGAAGCTTGCTCTCAACTCACTAgcgatttttttactttgaaaCGTTGGATTTACTTGATAATAGTGGATTTATTTAAACTTAAATGTAGCAAAATTTAACCATTCAAGATAAAAAATTGCCAAAACGTTAGTTTATTTTTCTAGTATccttgttttgatttgtaGCTAAAATCGGAACATGTTCAAAGCATGGAGCTGTTGTTGAAGCTAATTTCAAAttgagtaaaagaaaaaaaaacatattttagtaATTTTACGGGTAATGTAGTGAgtagatagcttcatttgatgtgttttttatcttttccttttctatgTTTGCCACTGTTTCGGTTTCTGTTCATGTGATGTGTTGTGACGAACGATGTTACTGATGTTACAATACACACAATCCTGACCACAACGACGGTACCTGTTTTGCCGTACACCTGACGCGTTCGACGCCCTACGCATGCATGCTCCAACATTAACGGTTTcctgtttgtgtttatgtgtgtgtgtttgtgtgatgtttTACGCGATATGTAACAACGATCACAACACCATCCGACAACAACGCACTGCTCAAACATTCTGCTGGACACGACACTCTTCTCTGCCCTTCACTGCCCCGATATGTATACGATACGATCACACAACATTTTTACCCCACGTTGTGACACACTGTTCGACTATTATTGACAATAGTTTCTCGTAAACGTCAATCAATTGTAGATAGTATCAAAGTCAGGGTGATGGCAAAGCTGGAGGATGTCACGGTGGAGCTGCAAAATGACAAGCGATCTTTGGCCGTGCTCGAAGTAAGTTTAATTGTGAGAAATATTTGGTTTTTTGCATGAAATAACACTTtcgatattttatttatttgcaagGTCAAAAACCTAACGAGCAGTGTTATTATGAAAACCTCCTACACGGAAATAAAACTGCGGCTAGAGGATATAGTCCTTACCGACACCAATCCAGCTACCATACACAGTAAAATACTGTCCATCATCGGTGACGATGCACTGCACGTGCAGGTGATACTGTTCGATCTGGACGCCACCTCAGACTACAATTCCGACAACATGCGCATCGAGGTGGTGATGGGATGTGCACGGATCGTGTTCCTCAACTGGTTCGTGACGTCCGTGCTTGCATTCTTGGACAATTTCCAAGCAGCTCAGCAACGCATCAAAGACGCGAGCGCTGCCGCAGCCGAAGCGGCCAAGAACAATGTCGTCGAAGCGTACACGCAGGCCACTCGTATGAAGTTGAACATTAAGGTGAAAGCTCCGATCATCATCATACCGGTCGATTCAAAAAGCTTGAAAGCGGTTGCGATGGATTTTGGCCACCTGAGCATAACCAACAATTTCAAGGATATTCCGACGGACCACCAGCACGGACCCGCGGTCATCGATGAGATGAAAATCGAGCTAAAGGATATGAAGCTAGCGAAGGTGGAGGTTTCGCAAACGGAATCGAGCGGGGAATCCTTTTCTCGGTACGGTTCCGAGGACGTATCCTATGGAGTCGTGCCGGATCAGGGAGCAGTGCTTAGTCCGACTAGCTTTACGTTGATTATGAAGCGGAACCTCTCCTCCGGTTGGTATCGGGATCATCCAGACATGGACATTTCAGGACGACTAAAAGCGGTTGAGGTAGGTTTTTGTTGATTCGCTAATTCTTTCCGATATGAGCGAATAATAATTCGTTTTCCTACAGCTGAACTTCATAGCCACCGATTACAGCGTGATAATGCAGATTTTATCTAAGAATATGACTGAAGGACAGGAGGAATTCAAGAAAccagtgaaaattgaaaaatcgcCCACTAGTCCACAAGGTATGCTTGCTATTCGATTAATGAATATTGAATGAACAATATTGTTCAACTGCTTGTAATATAGTAATTTTGCGTACATTTGTTAAGAACACTGTTATCATGATAGATTAAGTGCTTGATACCACGCGCTGCGAGATTTCAGTTCTAAGCAACCTAATTAGCATCTCATTATAAATGCTGATGTATGTTCAGTAGTTGACTAGTTAAACATTGTAATCATTTatccattcattcattctttcattcattcattcattcattcattcagtcgttcattcattcgttcattcattctttcattcattcattcattcattcattcattcattcattcattcattcattcattcagtcgttcattcattctttcattcattcattcattgttgtttatattttcgtcgttatttttgttttcttttccatttgttttcttttcttttactttttccgtttttgctcttatctttttttttgctttactcTGCTTTGCGTAATGATCGCTGCTATTAACGTACTGCATATTGCATATGTGCTTTCTGTTTGTTGCTGTCTTGTACGTGAATTGTCAATGAATATCTATCGTGATACTGCCACGATTGTTAAACGATACTCTTAGTGTGCTACAATAACGCTGTTACTACAACTGCCGATGTAAATCTGTCGCCTGACGGTAAGCTAAGTAAATAGTGTACAATTGCATGTGGTTTACTTTATACTATTGGCAAATTTAGCTTAATATAAAAcaaggttttgttgtttccaaGGTCTTTTAGctaaaattcaaaattcacCTTTTTGAATGtattatttgaaaacaaaaaaggcaatttgCATTTATTGTCATActaatttcaatcaatttccAACTCTCTTCAGCGAAATCAAACTGGACGGCAGTGGCTAAAAAGGCAGCGGCTAAACCGTTCGGTGTGGATATGGCACAATTGAAAGCGTCAGAAAACAAACCGTCCGATAAGCCACTTGAGCCGGCAAAAGTGGACACTTTCCTTAAGTTTAGCTTCCAAGTGGATAGCATCAACATTAAACTTTTCACAGGTACGATGAAGTTGAAGTTAATTTAACAATGATAGTATGACACtgaatttttatgtttttatttccttcttagcTCCTGGTGAGGGTTTGGCAggatttgaagtgttttacttGTCCTTGCAAGGAAGGAAGCTTACAGACGGCAGCTTAAacacagcaatagtgctttgCGATATCAGGCTGGACGATATTCGACCAAACCGTGAAAATATGCTCACCAGGTTAATGGAACGTCGATCTCAAGAATCTTCGATGGATCTGTCCAGCGTGAAAGATTGTGACGAGGAGCCGCCGGAATCATCGATGGCGTTTCCCTTACGTTCGATGATTAACATCACCTTCAACATGAAGGAAAGCGATATGTTTGCGGACGTGAAAGTGTCCAGCTTTAATTTGATCCTTTCGGTGGACTTTCTGTTGAAGCTGCAACAGTTCCTGCAGCCCGAAGAGCTGGTTGAGCAAAAAGCGATCCAAGCGGCAGAAGTCGAACAAACGGATCGTTTGCGACGCGCTAGCACATCCGCTGGTCCGGTCAGCCAACAGCAAGAAGCTGGACAAATTACGGTAATTCTGAAGATCGAACAGCCGGACATTATTTTGGTGGAGAAAATGGATGACATCAACTGTTACGCACTGATACTGAACAACGAGATATCGCTAAACGTTCGGCTAATAGGAGAGCGTCAAATCATCAAGGGAGAGCTGAAGGATCTCTGCCTGTACTACGCGGAGTTTAATCCAGAACGACGCAACTCTACGAAGCACTACGTTGTACGCCCATGTTCCATTAGCTTGAACGGTTCGACTCCTGAGGGGCTTGGTTTGCATTTGAGCATAAACTGCACGGAAATAGAACTCTCCGTATCGCCGGCAGTGATCGAGCTCATGAACAATGCGCTCCAAACTCTAACCGCTAAGGAGCAGTCAAGATTAGACGAATCGGCAACAGCGAATGATtgtgtggatttgtggcaTGTGAAAGAATTTGATCCGGACCAGTATTGGTTCATTCAGCCAGAGCTGGCTGAAGACGCGCTGAGCTTGGAATCGATGCGAACGATCGAGATCAAGGAGGAAAAGTGCATGATTGACATACCGTGCATCTCGCTGATTGTGGAAACTGGTCTCGGTACGAACACAATTCCAATGCTGTACATCAAGACAAGCTTGGAAGGATCGGTAGCCAACTGGAGCTCGGACATGAAGATAAGTAGCTCGCTGCGCTTGAGTATGTCGTACTACAACCAGGCGCTTGCGCTGTGGGAGTACGTCATCGAACCTAACGTAAGCGAGCAGCCGAATGGTCAAATAACGAATATTCCTTGGGAGCTAACGTTTGATCTGGAGGTGGACCACCACGAGGATCGGTCGCGGGAGCCGACCACGCGAATGCATATCGCTTCAAGGGACAGTCTGGAAATGACGGTCACCAAAACCTGCCTCGATGTGGTGCAGAATCTTGGCAAAGCGTTTTCGGAAGCTATCAAGCGGGATGGAATAATTAAATCGGAAATACAAGCCCCGTACGTAGTGCGCAACGATACAGGCCAGGATGTGAAGGTAAATTTGGCTGCCAGTGATTTCAACATCCACCGGTCCCATCTTACCTCCACGCACCTGGACGAGCTGGTTGCATTTGAACAGTCGGCCGACGA encodes the following:
- the LOC1274763 gene encoding intermembrane lipid transfer protein Vps13 isoform X4; translated protein: MVFESIVADVLNRFVGEYVENLDKKQLKIGIWGGDVVLNNLILKQSALKELDLPVTTLYGHLGKLVLKIPWKNLYSAPVEAIVDKLYVLAVPNTDVRYNDEKEQRVAFEAKKAELARIEQAKKNEEEKEKVTPVADKSFAEKLTTQIVNNVQIKISDIHIRYEDTTTTGHPFAFGVTLSNLSVHTTDEKWVQTLVSESVTKIYKMAQLEMLSVYMNCNTQLFQYSDPSEYRALFEASIASKTRQPVDYHYIFGPISSGACLEMTPNPELGDAPFSAPKIKLKLCMETLAIGITRVQFQNTMQLVEAFGRMMRAMPYRRYRPYGFGYKGNYKEWWHFAYTCILETEVRRRRRNWSWENMMRHRQNLRRYEEAYRQQLTAKKLTPEIVSRSEEYEKMLDLHNIVVIRQKVALEVEKEGKRQAEEQKAAGWFSSWWGGGAKKEEDTAGGDIKKQFEAAMTPAEKAKLFQAIGYQENDAPTELPEHYVAQILEFELNSLEVSIKSELSDKETVLNRVMLLELKNVICGVQQRPSAGAMKASLGMQELTISGLRQGEILPIMVKSQLEGSKTLLDVSFETNPEDKLCDQRVVVTSRPLQIVYDAETIIQLAKVFQTPRTATISQLTDAAAEKLVNIKERSATGLQYAIAKHPRLELNIEIMPSYIIVPHGGIFSSRESVLVLSLGKLLVQTEPRPINQRDVHTMHGEGIGQEEILSEIIRQSYDKFVLEVRDVQAIVATFDEDWQGTLRVNAVTELHLLEPTSFRISAHLCVIDDDPRLPKCKIFGVLPSVNVCVTEQRVLEVLSIVSSIPLPESDEQLQPAPIAKDSNVFSSSLSLLKYLDEKQVKLPKIHRPPEALNPADAVDGDVVQFTDMEIKFELHECSLTIFKMNGGGTGSSSSDVFATPTEEFSQSPVEQDYHPHKSVAFNVPYGGSVGSNQRKIIAFKVKQLEMTMVQRTYDLKVALKLGAVTLDQFRWRNEQERVLNVIQTPKYDNNDDYLFTVNYSNCKKNSPEFTTKYESVEQEVAIDFSTLLLLLHEDALNELIQLGNDFQMRMEAVAKKKESEANGLQPKDHFATIHEEESTATALLNAARERLPTILEDDGIVTSSTSKVSRKRQSIVDSIKVRVMAKLEDVTVELQNDKRSLAVLEVKNLTSSVIMKTSYTEIKLRLEDIVLTDTNPATIHSKILSIIGDDALHVQVILFDLDATSDYNSDNMRIEVVMGCARIVFLNWFVTSVLAFLDNFQAAQQRIKDASAAAAEAAKNNVVEAYTQATRMKLNIKVKAPIIIIPVDSKSLKAVAMDFGHLSITNNFKDIPTDHQHGPAVIDEMKIELKDMKLAKVEVSQTESSGESFSRYGSEDVSYGVVPDQGAVLSPTSFTLIMKRNLSSGWYRDHPDMDISGRLKAVELNFIATDYSVIMQILSKNMTEGQEEFKKPVKIEKSPTSPQAKSNWTAVAKKAAAKPFGVDMAQLKASENKPSDKPLEPAKVDTFLKFSFQVDSINIKLFTAPGEGLAGFEVFYLSLQGRKLTDGSLNTAIVLCDIRLDDIRPNRENMLTRLMERRSQESSMDLSSVKDCDEEPPESSMAFPLRSMINITFNMKESDMFADVKVSSFNLILSVDFLLKLQQFLQPEELVEQKAIQAAEVEQTDRLRRASTSAGPVSQQQEAGQITVILKIEQPDIILVEKMDDINCYALILNNEISLNVRLIGERQIIKGELKDLCLYYAEFNPERRNSTKHYVVRPCSISLNGSTPEGLGLHLSINCTEIELSVSPAVIELMNNALQTLTAKEQSRLDESATANDCVDLWHVKEFDPDQYWFIQPELAEDALSLESMRTIEIKEEKCMIDIPCISLIVETGLGTNTIPMLYIKTSLEGSVANWSSDMKISSSLRLSMSYYNQALALWEYVIEPNVSEQPNGQITNIPWELTFDLEVDHHEDRSREPTTRMHIASRDSLEMTVTKTCLDVVQNLGKAFSEAIKRDGIIKSEIQAPYVVRNDTGQDVKVNLAASDFNIHRSHLTSTHLDELVAFEQSADEEQSIGSCIIMPNGRLQLQPKQHSFERSTILTVLDDKDTSKRMFVKVIVGDTDKELTLPVYKSDKRYFPLFRSTGQEAWGIISEVKIEHGCTVLVLRSIVQVYNHFTVPIDVFQFIDHEKYHIGEVRAGGYLNVPLYYLYNDSKELHFSMKGYHSSAQGISWKESPNSFELMKALQCDPIKTFEPFYINAVRQRQDVFYMISSNHTMLSACYEIHLRPPFMLRNALPIGLTISVAGCSVRRELDTGLVTSNESLSTASTVAGEDYLDYGEKLLRPGELLHLPTVKTSARSTTETSYIVARLVGYLDKDWSCTTDIPAQPPEFGVWTFNAYDSVEVMSLQLGVKYENRSDGLTLIVYCPFWMLNKTGLMLSYRLPSKYVCPMLWKLLNSCVSRDEANDENTNILYHPPEYEGPILFSFREKVFFGKKKAAIRVDTGEWSDKFSLDVAGSSGVVLCQANNMTYQIGVNNTLTHNSLTKQIVFMPYFVLINRANFDVEVQEHLRPGDPWTKVGVNECVPLWPKTEDNRMLKVKSCDLPEVTAPFKYTEVQCTLLQLRNRYGGINVDVHVTEGAIYITFTGYYPGDAPALLMNHTCEPFAFKEKGDVNGKILMPSQMVLHTWIDPAGERKIVWESGPKAQPIENDLRRDGISEFKSPTDGVIYWVSFLNGTQRVLLITDNCNIAYGVHSASRLDQVTQEVKLEIHGIGLSLVNNAKPTDLMYIGIASSGVIWEECKRSGRFRQMKIQETINMENQYQQYLRDQEVGTVASKSYQLDAESRIGIDFQNMILHKSTDRAIKRTFYPGLWVEMKSSSHQLQFHAKVNRIQIDNQLVDCIFPVVLAPVPPPKSVAATTEFKPFVEMSMVQRIIPHSNIKQFKYLRVLIQEFHVKVDLLFINEICEMISSEITETEAKRLFAEDLKLQTQPLHAHVAIQSQQEVKNFYDNLHLGPLKIHVSFSMAGSESKALPGILSTILQGVGVTLTDINDVVFRLAFFEREYQFLTQRQLVSECVTHYSGQAVKQLYVLVLGLDVIGNPYGLVVGFTKGVEDLFYEPFQGAIQGPGEFAEGLVLGVKSLFGHTVGGAAGAVSKITGAMGKGLAALTFDDDFQKKRRDAMNKKPASLQEGIARSGKGLVMGVFDGVTGVFTKPISGAKEEGVEGFFKGLGKGAVGLVARPIAGVTDFASGSFDAVKRATELSDEAIRLRPPRYLHKDGIVRPYNRKEAEGCKLLREIDKGKFAATDAYAYYEVIIDNKDVVVLTDSRIIYATKSEMFGGWQSEWTHKWTEILSISTLNDGVELLLHNRDGKKTLKKMFGSSGPTKKILLISVAARRARLAEEMQQLLAKVQQQHA
- the LOC1274763 gene encoding intermembrane lipid transfer protein Vps13 isoform X6, with amino-acid sequence MVFESIVADVLNRFVGEYVENLDKKQLKIGIWGGDVVLNNLILKQSALKELDLPVTTLYGHLGKLVLKIPWKNLYSAPVEAIVDKLYVLAVPNTDVRYNDEKEQRVAFEAKKAELARIEQAKKNEEEKEKVTPVADKSFAEKLTTQIVNNVQIKISDIHIRYEDTTTTGHPFAFGVTLSNLSVHTTDEKWVQTLVSESVTKIYKMAQLEMLSVYMNCNTQLFQYSDPSEYRALFEASIASKTRQPVDYHYIFGPISSGACLEMTPNPELGDAPFSAPKIKLKLCMETLAIGITRVQFQNTMQLVEAFGRMMRAMPYRRYRPYGFGYKGNYKEWWHFAYTCILETEVRRRRRNWSWENMMRHRQNLRRYEEAYRQQLTAKKLTPEIVSRSEEYEKMLDLHNIVVIRQKVALEVEKEGKRQAEEQKAAGWFSSWWGGGAKKEEDTAGGDIKKQFEAAMTPAEKAKLFQAIGYQENDAPTELPEHYVAQILEFELNSLEVSIKSELSDKETVLNRVMLLELKNVICGVQQRPSAGAMKASLGMQELTISGLRQGEILPIMVKSQLEGSKTLLDVSFETNPEDKLCDQRVVVTSRPLQIVYDAETIIQLAKVFQTPRTATISQLTDAAAEKLVNIKERSATGLQYAIAKHPRLELNIEIMPSYIIVPHGGIFSSRESVLVLSLGKLLVQTEPRPINQRDVHTMHGEGIGQEEILSEIIRQSYDKFVLEVRDVQAIVATFDEDWQGTLRVNAVTELHLLEPTSFRISAHLCVIDDDPRLPKCKIFGVLPSVNVCVTEQRVLEVLSIVSSIPLPESDEQLQPAPIAKDSNVFSSSLSLLKYLDEKQVKLPKIHRPPEALNPADAVDGDVVQFTDMEIKFELHECSLTIFKMNGGGTGSSSSDVFATPTEEFSQSPVEQDYHPHKSVAFNVPYGGSVGSNQRKIIAFKVKQLEMTMVQRTYDLKVALKLGAVTLDQFRWRNEQERVLNVIQTPKYDNNDDYLFTVNYSNCKKNSPEFTTKYESVEQEVAIDFSTLLLLLHEDALNELIQLGNDFQMRMEAVAKKKESEANGLQPKDHFATIHEEESTATALLNAARERLPTILEDDGIVTSSTSKVSRKRQSIVDSIKVRVMAKLEDVTVELQNDKRSLAVLEVKNLTSSVIMKTSYTEIKLRLEDIVLTDTNPATIHSKILSIIGDDALHVQVILFDLDATSDYNSDNMRIEVVMGCARIVFLNWFVTSVLAFLDNFQAAQQRIKDASAAAAEAAKNNVVEAYTQATRMKLNIKVKAPIIIIPVDSKSLKAVAMDFGHLSITNNFKDIPTDHQHGPAVIDEMKIELKDMKLAKVEVSQTESSGESFSRYGSEDVSYGVVPDQGAVLSPTSFTLIMKRNLSSGWYRDHPDMDISGRLKAVELNFIATDYSVIMQILSKNMTEGQEEFKKPVKIEKSPTSPQAKSNWTAVAKKAAAKPFGVDMAQLKASENKPSDKPLEPAKVDTFLKFSFQVDSINIKLFTAPGEGLAGFEVFYLSLQGRKLTDGSLNTAIVLCDIRLDDIRPNRENMLTRLMERRSQESSMDLSSVKDCDEEPPESSMAFPLRSMINITFNMKESDMFADVKVSSFNLILSVDFLLKLQQFLQPEELVEQKAIQAAEVEQTDRLRRASTSAGPVSQQQEAGQITVILKIEQPDIILVEKMDDINCYALILNNEISLNVRLIGERQIIKGELKDLCLYYAEFNPERRNSTKHYVVRPCSISLNGSTPEGLGLHLSINCTEIELSVSPAVIELMNNALQTLTAKEQSRLDESATANDCVDLWHVKEFDPDQYWFIQPELAEDALSLESMRTIEIKEEKCMIDIPCISLIVETGLGTNTIPMLYIKTSLEGSVANWSSDMKISSSLRLSMSYYNQALALWEYVIEPNVSEQPNGQITNIPWELTFDLEVDHHEDRSREPTTRMHIASRDSLEMTVTKTCLDVVQNLGKAFSEAIKRDGIIKSEIQAPYVVRNDTGQDVKVNLAASDFNIHRSHLTSTHLDELVAFEQSADEEQSIGSCIIMPNGRLQLQPKQHSFERSTILTVLDDKDTSKRMFVKVIVGDTDKELTLPVYKSDKRYFPLFRSTGQEAWGIISEVKIEHGCTVLVLRSIVQVYNHFTVPIDVFQFIDHEKYHIGEVRAGGYLNVPLYYLYNDSKELHFSMKGYHSSAQGISWKESPNSFELMKALQCDPIKTFEPFYINAVRQRQDVFYMISSNHTMLSACYEIHLRPPFMLRNALPIGLTISVAGCSVRRELDTGLVTSNESLSTASTVAGEDYLDYGEKLLRPGELLHLPTVKTSARSTTETSYIVARLVGYLDKDWSCTTDIPAQPPEFGVWTFNAYDSVEVMSLQLGVKYENRSDGLTLIVYCPFWMLNKTGLMLSYRANDENTNILYHPPEYEGPILFSFREKVFFGKKKAAIRVDTGEWSDKFSLDVAGSSGVVLCQANNMTYQIGVNNTLTHNSLTKQIVFMPYFVLINRANFDVEVQEHLRPGDPWTKVGVNECVPLWPKTEDNRMLKVKSCDLPEVTAPFKYTEVQCTLLQLRNRYGGINVDVHVTEGAIYITFTGYYPGDAPALLMNHTCEPFAFKEKGDVNGKILMPSQMVLHTWIDPAGERKIVWESGPKAQPIENDLRRDGISEFKSPTDGVIYWVSFLNGTQRVLLITDNCNIAYGVHSASRLDQVTQEVKLEIHGIGLSLVNNAKPTDLMYIGIASSGVIWEECKRSGRFRQMKIQETINMENQYQQYLRDQEVGTVASKSYQLDAESRIGIDFQNMILHKSTDRAIKRTFYPGLWVEMKSSSHQLQFHAKVNRIQIDNQLVDCIFPVVLAPVPPPKSVAATTEFKPFVEMSMVQRIIPHSNIKQFKYLRVLIQEFHVKVDLLFINEICEMISSEITETEAKRLFAEDLKLQTQPLHAHVAIQSQQEVKNFYDNLHLGPLKIHVSFSMAGSESKALPGILSTILQGVGVTLTDINDVVFRLAFFEREYQFLTQRQLVSECVTHYSGQAVKQLYVLVLGLDVIGNPYGLVVGFTKGVEDLFYEPFQGAIQGPGEFAEGLVLGVKSLFGHTVGGAAGAVSKITGAMGKGLAALTFDDDFQKKRRDAMNKKPASLQEGIARSGKGLVMGVFDGVTGVFTKPISGAKEEGVEGFFKGLGKGAVGLVARPIAGVTDFASGSFDAVKRATELSDEAIRLRPPRYLHKDGIVRPYNRKEAEGCKLLREIDKGKFAATDAYAYYEVIIDNKDVVVLTDSRIIYATKSEMFGGWQSEWTHKWTEILSISTLNDGVELLLHNRDGKKTLKKMFGSSGPTKKILLISVAARRARLAEEMQQLLAKVQQQHA